Within Lolium rigidum isolate FL_2022 chromosome 5, APGP_CSIRO_Lrig_0.1, whole genome shotgun sequence, the genomic segment AGGGTTCCGCCGGGTGTTCGACGTGCCGCCCGGCGTCGAGGTGGCCCGGATCACCGTCGggttcgaggaggacgacgagctgCTCGTCGTCATCATGCCCAAGCTGCGGCAGCAGGCGCcgcccgaggaggacgacggggaggCGCGCCTTGACGTCGAGAGCACGGACTGGGAGTGCGCTTCGTCGGACGCGACGGAGGTCGAGCTCGACGACGCGTCGAGCCTGGAGCTGGAGCACGAGGACTGGGTCGACGTCGAGTCGTCCGAGTCGGAGCCCGAGCCCGAGCCGCCTCGCGACGTGCCGGTGGAGACGCAGGAGCCCGAACCGCCGCGGGACGTGCCGGTGGATCCCGTGGTCACGGAGGTGCCGGTGGAGACGCCAGTGGAGGTCGAGGAGCCCCCGGTGGTGGACATCGAGTGCGACGTCGTGTTCGAGGTCCCGGTGTACACGGAGCTGCCGGTGGAGACGCCGATAGAAGTGCTCGTGCCTGACCCACCGGCCGACGACGTGACGGACCCGCCGGTCGACATCCCGTGCGACGTCGAGTTCGACCAGCCGTTCGAGGCGCCACCGGCCGCCGTCGAGGAGCCCAAGCCGCCGCCTGTCGCCGAAACACCCGCCGAGGAGCCAgaaccaccgtcgccaccgcctgtCGCCGAAACACCCGCCGAGGAGCCAgaaccaccgtcgccgccgcctgtcGCAGAAACACCCGCCGAGGAGCcagagccaccgccgccgccgcctgttgTTGAAACACCCGACGAGGAGCCAgagccaccgtcgccgccgcctgtgGTTGAAGCACCCGCGgaggagccaccgccgccgccggtggaacCACCCGCCGAGGTTCTGGCGCCAGTCGACCCACCACCGGTTGAAGAGCCGCCGCCGGTGGAAACACCCGCCGAGGATCCACCGCCGGTCGACCCACCACCGGTAGAGGAGCCACCGCCGGTGGAACCGCCACCTGTGCAGCAGCCACCGCCGGTCGATCCACCGGCAGAGAAACCAGAGCCAAAGCTCGAAGAGAAACCGCTTCCATCGCCGCCTAGTGAGCCCGAGAACAGCAACGAATCAGGCACAGGCAGTGAATCGGACAACGACGCGGGAGGCCGCGGCAATGGCAGGCGACGAGGAGTcgggagagggcggcggaggggcaggcggcgcggcaggTTCCCGCTGGGCATGGCGGTCGCCCCCGCCGTGATCCTACTCGCGTTCGCGGTGGCTGTGGCcaggaggcggcggcagcagcgcggTGGGTGACGTCGCTTGGTCGATCCAGCAGAATCTGTGTGCGTGCGTGCCGGAATGATTCTTTAGCTAGCGCGGCGCGTTACAGTTGTGTAAAAACGAATTTTCGTGTGGTTTTGTTGTCGACACTGAGTTTTTGTGTGATTTGAGCATTCAAGCGCTACTTTTCGTTTGCGAAACCCTATATGATCATTCAAAGTGGTTTAACACCCCGGAGATTTTTAGCTCGAAATGAAAATTTGTTGAGGATGAAGTGTCCGAGGACACAACATAAAAAGCAGGTGCCTCTCCAATACAAAGTCCTTCCAACTTCGAAAGTCCAACCAAGATATTGGGCAAATTACATCAAGTATTCAAGTGTCCTATATCTCGAAGCAGTCCCATTCAGTTTCATCTTCTGCATTTCGAGTTTTTGTTCAAACTTCCCTGCATAAGATAGAAGACTGGACTTACATAAATTGGCTAATCGTGCATATTATTTTATAAAAAATCCACACAAGCTGCAGGCAAAATCAGTGAGAACTTAAAATCCATGAACACATTGTTGCCAAAAACACACCTCGTAAAGGAGTCCAATGTGTGTCCGACGATGCATCCAGTGGTTTGATGTGCTTCTAGTAGTTGTGTGAAGAGTGCTGCTATGCGTACGATACATTCTATCCGATTTGCATACGACGTTGCATATGGGCCTTGGATGTATTACGCCAAATCCAAAAAGTCGGGTGGATTTGTCGTGTGCACAACACTTCCGTTATGTGAAGGGTTGGATACATGCACCGTATGCATATCGCACGGAAAATGTCGTATGTGTAGTTTGCGGTAATTGTTCCTGCCTTTTCGCATATCACTATTAATTTATAACTAACTGGCATTTCAAAAGACTGCCATCTTTTTTAGTAGTTCAACGTTTTCTAGACTGAtcaaatatatataaaaaatatatCACCATCTACTATAGAAGCTAATAGGCTATGAAATGCATTTTCATAAAGGATGTACATGTACTCATGCCAATTTTTTGATAGATTTTGATAATTATATCCACATTTCAGCTTATAACAGTTCAattttaaaaggagtgcctttttgttttagaacggagggagtaacgaGAATTCTGAGGGTGGTTAAGTTTTTTTATGGGGCTATACGCGTGGTTAAGTGGCCGATGTATATTTCTTATTTACCGCCTACCGGCCCGTTCCGGCCCACTGAACCCACCCAGGATCGTAGAACATTCTACCCAGCCCATTTCCAAGGGCCGGCCCGGCCCTTCCAAGCCGTAGCACACGACACCTATTGACCCACCTGccttccttctcctcctcgtcctcctccacctccacctccacctcgctcCGCCCCCCGTCGCGCCCCTCCCCTCGCCGCGAcaaccgccatcgccgccgcccgccgcccaaaACCCCGCCGTACTCCTCTCCACCTCAACCCCCATCTCCCCGAACCAGATCGAGCGGCCCCAGCTTCCGCTCCCAAACCCGGCGGGGCCGTCCCAGGGTCTCTCGCCGCCGAAACCCCACCCCGAGCCCCCTCTCCTCCCCCGCCGCCTTCTCCCGCATGCCGCGGGGCTCGGCTGCCTCGTGATCTTCCGCCGCCGATCCCGTCCGCCGCTCCTGGACTGGCGCCGGCACTCGATTCCTTTTACTGGTAAGGAAGCCCTAGCTTCGTCGGATTGTTGCGCGTTTTGCTCCTGCCCGTGAGCAATCGAATCCACCCAGATCCCTTTTCTCGAGATCGGTCTCAGTTGACCCCAATCCCCGTAGGCAGGACTGTCGAGGTCGCGCTAACCGCACATGTATTTCGGTCCGTGAACTAATTGCTGCTTTTGAGATCCTGAACAATTGCACCAGTGATAGATTGTTTCCAGATGTTATTTTCACTGGACCCCATGCCCCCTGTTTAGCTACCCCTGGATGGTGGTTTATCAGTGTTCCTAAAGGTGGACGCCTATGCGCTCTCCTACCTGCGTGCTAACTGCTAAGTACTGGTGTTACCTGACTAGCGCCGTGGTGCACATCGGTATTGTGTCCACTTGTTCTGCTACATGTGGAATCATTAAGTTTTCAGTTGGAAAAATCTAGGAATTATTTGGCCTTGACAAAAAAATTAGGGGTCAGAGTATCTTACTTTGGATTGATCAAGTTAACTTCGGGTTATATGTCCAGTGGCGCTTCCAGTTTTGGCATTTTCTGTACGACCCGAAAGAAACTTGTTATGTTGTTTGATTCTTATTATAGTGGTAATTTAGTGAGCTCATTTGAGTAACTTCGAGTTTTTGCTACTCAACTTTAAGTTTTCCTAGATGCAGTATCATCTCTAGCTCAAAAATTGCCCAACGTGTTCCCGTGGGTGTTATGTCAACCTACTCTATCGCGCAACTTTATTAGCATATTGGAAATCATGCGTTCTCAAATTCTTTATCAAATATGTGCAGCTTGACTTGATATATTCATCCATCTTTAATTTGAAATGATCTGTCATTGGTTTGTATGTGAAGCTACTCCAGTTCTCGGTACATACCCACCTTTCAATGCATCGTGTCGGGAGTGCTGGAAACGCAGCTGGTTCAACTCGACCAAGAAAGGAGAAGCGTTTTACATATGTGCTCAACGATGCTGATAATAAAAAGGTCAGCGCCGTGTTGTAACTAACTATTGTTGTCAGTTCAATTTGTTGGATCTACTTGCTCTTAGGTACTTCGGTAAGCTTGACACAATTCCTGTTCCACAAAAAGTCCTCACGCATTTCCTTCTGTTTGTTTTTCAGCATTGTGCTGGGATCAACTGCTTGTCTTACCTGAACGCTTCTGCTTCTGGTACAAGCGATTATCTCTTTACTGGGAGTCGTGATGGTACCTTGAAGAGATGGGAATACCAAAATGGGGATGCAAACTTTTCAGCAACTTTTGAGTCACATGTTGATTGGGTATGTTTTCCTTGGCCCCTGTTCCAGCTTAATTTGTATTTTGAAATAGTGATAGCGTATTTACTTAAATTGGTAATGAACctatgtttttttaattttatttgttgAAACTTCAAGATATATGTTATCGGTTTTCACATCCTTTCTGAGGTTTCAGTATGAACGTTAAATCCTGTGATATTTGCTTTTTAGGGGCAAACGATTGAATATACTGATTGATTATTAGTTTATTGTTATTATTCTTGATAACGTATTATTAGTTTTGTACATTCAATTCATTTCTGTATGTTCTATGTTCTTTTCCCTTTTTTTATTTCTTAATTGTGCTGTTTAAGTCCGAATTTTGTGTATCCTAGTAAGGGTTGGGAGGTCATCAGGACTAAGCCTATGCAAACACGGTTTGGGCTAGTTCAAAATTTTATACACTTCTGGAGATGATATTGAAACTGTGAAAGAAAATGAACTAAGTACTAACTGCCGGTTTCCACGGTTTGAGCTGGTTTCACTTTTTGCACACCCTTAATCAGGACAATAGTTGGGAGAGGGGCCAAGGCTTTAAACCTTTGCCACATATGTTAAATTCTTTCTTGTATTTGCATAAAACAAGATAAGTGGACAGAAGACTTCTGTATGTTTTATGATCCTTTCTTGGTCCACATATGAAAGTTAGGCAGTGTATTCTGTCAGCAGATGGAGAAATACATCCTTCATGGAAATGAAACCCCTTATTTCTGCTTTCATTTGAGGATTCTCTTGATTACTGCTGGAGTACTGCCTGTTGTTCATGCTGACACCTTTATTATGCAGGTTAATGATGCCATTCTTGTTGGCCAAAATCTTGTTTCATGTTCCTCAGACACCACTATAAAGGTTTGTTGTTTCAGCGGTCCTTGTTCTCAAATATTCATTGTCAGATCTACATGCTTTATATTCTCAGAATTTTCACAGGTGTGGAATTGCTTATCAGATGGTGCTTGTACAAAGACCCTCCGCCAGCATTCTGATTATGTGATCTGTCTTGCTGCAGCTGAAAAGAATGTATATTCTCAGACCTATGATTCTCTCCGAACAATTAGTTTTTTATCTGACATATTTGACATGCTTTTCGCGCCTTCTTACTGTAGAGCAATATCGTAGCCTCTGGTGGCCTTGGTGGTGAGGTCTTCATATGGGATCTTGATGCTGCTCTTGCTCCTGTAACCAAATCTGTAGATGCAAAAGAGGACGAGATTCCTAATGGAAATTCTGGACCTGCTTTGTCAACCTTGTGCAATGTAAATTCTAGTGGCAACATTGCTTCCACCAACGGGAAACCACATGGGTACAGTCCAATTGCTGCCAAAGGTCACAAGGATTCAGTTTATGCACTGGCTATGAATGATACAGGAACCTTGCTTGTCTCTGGTGGTACTGAAAAGGTATTACACCCTTCATTTTGAGAGCAAGTACGAAACTCGTTAACTGCAGTCTTATTTGGACCTTTTCTTATAGACTTCTACTGGTTTGATATAGGTTGTTCGTGTTTGGGATCCTAGGACAGGTTCAAAAAACATGAAATTGAGAGGGCACACTGACAATATCAGGGCTTTGCTTATTGATTCCACGGGAAGGTTTGTGTTTAGGCATCATTAAGTGCTCTCATAGATTCATATAAGATACGCTATTCCGTCTCCTTAACAGGATCCTGTAAAACTTGAATTGACATTCATTCATATTGTTACGGTACTTCATACTGTCATTTGAACCTATTGTAGTTTCTTGTGCTGACTGCTGCCATAATAATGTATAGCTTATGTTTCAACTTCCCATAGTTACTTTTACGTATGCTGATGTAGTTTGTATTTGTAAGTTGGCATGTGTCCCTAACTGGCAGATTTTACTTCATATGGTAGTACTTGGTTTACCAAGTTTAATGTACAGTGTAGTTTGGCTTTCTACATTTGTCATAAATGAAAGGGCAGTGGGTCAGTGGTGCTAATATTTTTGTTGGGATTTGCCCTGATACACATTTCAATACATTGAGTGCACTGAGTGGTTATCATGAGTTCATGACGTTAGATGCTTCAAAGGTGAATTATATAGTGCACTATTTACAAATATCATGGCCAATCTACCTATAGACCATAAAATTTATCATCCATAGTGCACTCCTTACAATATTACGGCCAATCTATATGTTCCTGGTCCAGCATTAGTTTGCTAGAGTTGCGGTGAACAACAAGCCCTTTATATTTTGGAGAAAACTTCTCTCTCAATCATCTTTTTGTTGAAATAAGCATCCAGTGTCTGTTAAGTTACAGTAAATGGGTTGAGTCTGTGTGCATGACATTGATCGCCAGAGTCATCATCCTGCTTGCCATCCTAGTCAGGCAATGGACTTTTATCCTAGTCAGGCAATGCCACTACCCCAAAAAAACCCTAGTTTGAGGATAGAACTATGGTATGGTTTCTCAAAACC encodes:
- the LOC124656233 gene encoding fibrous sheath CABYR-binding protein-like; this encodes MDLDLAVQETRPAVPGEDFDFTTTETDAAFLVLAHLPGYGKDEIDVRVGDGGREIGVVVGARKDYGGGLAVEAAAAGRRLRVAHRRTVEGFRRVFDVPPGVEVARITVGFEEDDELLVVIMPKLRQQAPPEEDDGEARLDVESTDWECASSDATEVELDDASSLELEHEDWVDVESSESEPEPEPPRDVPVETQEPEPPRDVPVDPVVTEVPVETPVEVEEPPVVDIECDVVFEVPVYTELPVETPIEVLVPDPPADDVTDPPVDIPCDVEFDQPFEAPPAAVEEPKPPPVAETPAEEPEPPSPPPVAETPAEEPEPPSPPPVAETPAEEPEPPPPPPVVETPDEEPEPPSPPPVVEAPAEEPPPPPVEPPAEVLAPVDPPPVEEPPPVETPAEDPPPVDPPPVEEPPPVEPPPVQQPPPVDPPAEKPEPKLEEKPLPSPPSEPENSNESGTGSESDNDAGGRGNGRRRGVGRGRRRGRRRGRFPLGMAVAPAVILLAFAVAVARRRRQQRGG